ACCAAGCCGGACTTACAAAGGCCAGTTCTTTGCCCTGCCACAATCACCTCAGCTGTTTAAGCAGTTGCTGATGATGTCAGGTTTTGATCGTTACTATCAAATCGTAAAATGTTTCCGCGATGAAGATTTACGTGCTGACCGTCAGCCTGAATTTACCCAAATCGATATTGAAACTTCATTTATGAGTTCTGAGCAGGTCATGGCGAAAACCGAAGAAATGGTTCGCGGCCTGTTTATGGAACTGCTGAATGTCGACCTGGGTGAATTCCCGCGTATGACTTGGGATGAAGCGATGCGCCGTTTTGGCTCTGATAAGCCTGATCTGCGTAATCCGCTGGAACTGGTTGATGTGGCTGATCTGCTCAGCGGTATCGAATTTGCAGTATTTAAAGGTCCATCGGAAGATCTTGAGGGTCGCGTAGCCGCCATTTGTGTTCCTGGTGGTGCCTCACTGAGCCGTAAGCAAATTGATGATTACACTAAGTATGTCAGTGTCTACGGTGCTAAAGGTCTGGCTTGGATGAAGGTCAATGATCTGGCAGCTGGCATGGAAGGTATCCAGTCTCCAGTACTGAAATTCCTGTCTGAAGAGATGGTTAAGGGAATTTTGGCTCGCACTAATGCTAAAGATGGCGACATCCTGCTGTTTGGCGCTGATAAAGCTAATGTGGTTGCTGAAGCCATGGGCGCGCTGCGTCTGAAGCTGGGTGAAGATTTTGAACTGCTTGAGGGACAGTGGCGTCCGCTGTGGGTTGTCGACTTCCCAATGTTTGAAAAGGCCGATGGCCGTTTCTATGCGGTACACCATCCATTTACAGCTCCTCGAGGCGTGAGCCCTGCTGAGCTGGAAGCTGATCCTGGTCATGCGGTATCAGATGCCTACGATATGGTGCTGAATGGTTGCGAATTGGGCGGTGGTTCAGTGCGTATTCACCACTCAGATATGCAGAGCGCAGTATTCCGCATTCTGGGGATCTCTGATGACGAAGCTAAAGAGAAATTTGGCTTCCTGCTTGAAGCATTGCGCTACGGTACGCCACCACACGCAGGTTTAGCATTCGGTTTGGACCGTCTGGTGATGCTGATGACAGGCTCTCAGTCTATTCGTGATGTGATGGCATTCCCGAAAACCACCACAGCAGCTTGTCCGCTGACCAATGCGCCAGGTCATGCTAATCCAGCCCAACTGGCTGAATTGGGTATTGCCGTTGTGGCAAAGCCTGTATCTGACGAAGCATAATTGTTTGTCATCAGCCGGGACTGGTGTCTCGGCTAATATATTATTGGCACTGTGTATTAGCCTGTTATTTCAGCAGACTAACGCAGTGCCTTATTCATCTCAGCTTTGGATAAGAAACAGCGTAATCTTCTGATTGAAATACAGTCTTTACTTGGACCCTCTTTCCAGTCGGAGATTTTTGCTGATAACAAGGCGAATTGGCGCGTCAATAGCTTGCCTATTGCAAGTCAATTCAACACAGTTACCGGTAAAAATAGGCACTGGAAAGGCGTTATGTTATCCGCAGCTGAGGTTTATTAATGCCGACGTTATCTTATCCACGGCGACTGACTGCAGGACGGAGGACGAAAGAAGCAAATCCAACACGACATAATATTACCTACAACCGTGGGTGATATGTGGTGGAACCATAGATGTCGGCAGGCGGATGTTAGCCGGGGAACAGGGATGACAGCGGCCAGAAGGAGAGAGATATGGCAGGTCACAGTAAATGGGCCAATATTAAACACCGTAAAGCGGCACAGGATGCCAAACGCGGTAAATTGTTTACCAAATTTATCCGGGAATTAACCGTAGCAGCCCGTGAAGGCGGCTCGGATCCTGACTCTAACCCACGTTTGCGTGCGGCCATTGATAAAGCATTATCCAATAATATGACCCGTGATACGGTCGATCGTGCTATTAAGCGCGGCGCCGGTGAAATGGATGGTCAGGTATTGGAAACTATCATTTATGAAGGTTATGGCCCAGGTGGGACTGCTGTGCTGGTGGAATGTATGACAGACAACCGTAACCGGACTGTGAGTGGGGTACGTAATGCTTTTTCCAAGTCCGGTGGCAGTTTGGGTACCGATGGCTGTGTGGCTTATATGTTTACCAAACGCGGTGTAATCTCTTTTGAAGCTGGCATTGATGAAGACACCATTATGGAAGCGGCACTTGAGGCTGGTGCCGATGATGTGATCAGCAATGATGACGGTTCGATCGATGTTTATACCACGCCTGTAGATTTCGGCGCAGTAAAAGATGCTTTGGATGCCGCTGGCTTTAATGCTGAAAATGCTGAGGTCACTATGGTTCCAGATAATAAAGCTGAGTTGGATGCTGATACTGCACCAAAATTTATTCGTCTGATCGATAATCTGGAAGATCATGATGATGTACAAGAGGTTTATCACAACGCTGAGATTTCAGATGAGATAATGGAAAATCTGGAATAAATTACAGTAATAAGTAAGCTTAACATGCCAATTATTATGAAATAATAATTGGCATTATTTTTTTAAATGAATACAACTTTAGAAGTTTTGCAGATGGCTTTGCCTGACTTAAAAGGCTATCCTTCCTAAAATTAATTACTGTCAGAGGCGGTATTTATCTGCAAAAGTTAACTGAAAATTGTATTGTCACATTCTCAATATCTGCTTATTAATGTGATTTCATTATCAATGAAAAATATTTGTTGTTCGTGTAGTGAAATTTAAGCAGCAATTTGTATGAATTTAATAAATACGAAAAAGATTTAACGCCTATTGATATAGGAAGTGATGAGTTATGGAATAGGTAATTATGAGCTATACGTTACACGCTTATTTTTTGACAGATAATGAGCAAAATGAAGGCTCAGTCTTTGACAGTATCAAGGGTTTGTTTGCTAACTCTAAAGATGCAGTGTTTAGTGAAGATAGAAATCCATTCACTAAGCAGAATATTTTAAGATTAACAATTGATAATTTTTATACAATTACTTTTTTATTTGAAAAAAGTAACCATGTTCTTGAAGATTTTAAGGAAATTAAAAAAGGAAAAAGAGCTAAATCAAGAATTAGAATATTGTTTGGAGCTGATCCAGATAATAACTTCGACCATATTGCTGTAATGATTTACGACTTTTTAACTAAACTTGATAATGTTTTAATATACAATGTTACCAATAGAAAGATCTTATACGAGACACCTTGTTAATTAATGAAAGCTACCATTCATCCGTGTGTTATTCAGTAGAACAAATTGTATGAGGCTGTAATGGCATAACTGATAAAACTAATTTCGTTTGGCGCATTAGATGTGATTGATTTTTGTTCACACCTCTAAAGGTTGAGATCATGCATATATACATCAAGGCGGCTTCAGCCGCTTTTTTTACAGCTCAATACCTGTATAATTAAACAGTGGTTTACTGGCGAATGTATTATAAAGTCAGTTCAAGGAAGATTTTGATTCGCCTATCAGGAAAGCTAACAATGATGCTTTACCAACATACAATCAGTTTATTGGGTTATGCAGTATGACGATTATTCTGGGGGTTGACCCAGGCTCGCGGATCACCGGTTATGGTGTGATCCAATGTCAAGGCCGACATCAACTTTATCTTGGCAGTGGCTGTATTCGTACGTCCTCCACTGAACTGCCTGCCCGGCTTAAACAAATTTTTGATGGTATATCAGAGATTATCCGCCAATATCAGCCAGAACAATTCGCCATTGAGAAGGTGTTTATGGCGAAAAATGCTGATTCTGCCCTGAAATTAGGGCAGGCCCGGGGGGCGGCGATTGTGGCAGCAACAGTGGCAGGACTACCGGTGGCCGAATATAGTCCTACCCAGATCAAAAATGCCGTAGTGGGCACGGGTAGAGCAGAAAAGGCCCAGGTGCAGCATATGATCACCCACCTGCTGAAACTTCCTGCCTCACCTCAGGCTGATGCGGCGGATGCACTCAGTATCGCTCTATGTCATTATCATACTTGCCAAAGTTTGGCTGCCATGGGTGGTCGGGCAACACGGCAAACTTACGGTAGATACAAATAACGGAACATAAGAAATTATGATTGGAAGATTGACAGGCACTGTTGTGGAAAAACAGGCGCCGGATGTGGTCATTGATGTCAACGGTGTTGGCTACGAAGTGCAGATGCCTCTGACCTGTTTTTACGAACTCCCCGAATTAAATCAACAGGCGTTGATCTATACCCATTTTGTCGTTAGGGAAGATGCTCAACTGCTGTATGGCTTTATCAGCAAACAGGAACGCTCGCTATTCCGTATGTTGATTAAAGCCAATGGTGTTGGGCCAAAGTTGGCTTTGACAATCCTTTCTGGCATGACAGCTGCGGAGTTTGTTACCTGTGTCGAGCGGGATGATATTGCCACCTTGGTTAAATTACCTGGTGTGGGCAAAAAAACGGCAGAGCGCTTATTGGTCGAGATGCGCGATAAGCTGAAAACCTTGATGGATGCAGCCGGTGCCGCTGGTGAATTCCAGTTACAGAGTAACTTTACCCCAGCGCCTGTAGTGAATACGGCAGAGGAAGATGCGATAGCGGCGCTACTGGCATTAGGTTATAAACCTGCCCAAGCGAGCCGAGCTGTCAGCGCGGTGATTTCACCAGAGATGGACTCAGAAACCTTGATTAAAGCTGCGCTTAAGTCAATGCTGTAAGGAAAAATAATGATTGAGGCTGACAGGCTGATACAACCCCAGATAATGGGCGCGGATGAAAACGTTGACCGGGCGATGCGCCCTAAACTGCTGGATGAGTACACAGGTCAGGATGATGCTCGGGCTCAGTTAAAAGTCTTTATTGCTGCGGCAAAGCGTCGTGGTGAGGCGCTGGATCATATGCTGATTTATGGCCCGCCAGGATTAGGTAAAACCACCTTGGCCATGATTGTGGCCAATGAAATGGATGTCAGCATTAAGTCTACCTCAGGACCCGTATTAGAAAAGGCGGGTGATTTAGCTGCATTGCTCACCAACTTGGAAGAAGGCGATGTATTGTTTATCGATGAAATTCATCGGCTAAGTCCTGTGGTGGAAGAGATTTTGTATCCGGCAATGGAAGACTACCAATTGGATATTATGATTGGTGAAGGGCCGGCAGCCCGCTCTATCAAGTTAGATTTACCGCCTTTTACCTTGATTGGTGCCACGACTAAAGCTGGTTCACTGACTTCACCACTTCGGGCCCGATTTGGTATTCCGCTGCGACTGGAATTTTATAATGTTGATGATCTTGCCTGCATTGTAAAACGTTCCGCGGGTGTAATGGATATCGCTATGGATGAAGATGGCGCGCGGGAAATTGCCAAACGCTCTCGCGGAACGCCACGGATCGCCAATCGACTGCTGCGTCGGGTACGGGATTATGCCGAAGTGAAACATGATGGGGTGATCACCTCTGCTGTGGCGCAGTCAGCATTGGATCTGCTGGATGTTGATGGTGAAGGTTTCGATTTTATGGATCGCAAATTACTGCTGGCCATTATTGATAAATTTATGGGTGGGCCTGTTGGGCTGGATAACCTAGCAGCAGCGATCGGTGAAGAGCGAGACACGATTGAAGATGTGCTAGAGCCGTTTTTAATCCAGCAAGGTTTTGTGCAGCGAACCCCAAGGGGGCGGATTGCAACCCATAGAGCTTATCTGCATTTTGGACTGGATAAACCGGATTAAGGATCAATGATTCTCAACAAAGGAGCCTGAATGGCTCCTTTTTACTATGTTTTCATTTAGCTGCGATGAAGTGATGTTTTACTGTGACTAGAAAGTGCTGTTAGCGGTTTAAGCCAATATGGGTTAAACAGCCCGACTAAAGCACGTCGTTCTGCAATTAAGGCTACTTTTTTATTAAGTACATTTCAGTTGTGGGCTTGGATCAATATTCGTTAAAAAGATCTGGCAAATTTTTGTGATCTAATAATAAACATGGCTTTTATATTTCGTTGTTAAACACAACTGTTATTTCTGCTTTGGGGGTGATATAAAATTAATCCCCCTACCGATAGTAATAATAAAAGCAGGATAAAAATCAATGATATTTTCCGAGGTACCCCAAGCATTAGCTGATCCGATCCTAGGCCTAAATGATGCCTTCCGTGCCGATCCCCGTAGTGACAAAGTTAACCTCGGGGTGGGGATTTATAAAACTGAAGCCGGTGACACTCCTGTGCTTGATTGTGTTAAACAGGCTGAAGCGTTATTACTTCAGCAGGAAAGCAGTAAAAACTACCTCGGTATCGATGGAGTACCCGCTTATAATCAAGCCGTGTTGGCACTGTTGTTTGGCGCAGAACACACATTATGTGTAAATGGTCGGGCGAGGGCGGCTCAGGCGCCAGGTGGTACTGGTGCTCTTCGCGTTGCTGCAGAGTTTATCCGCAATCACACCGCATCCCGTACGGTATGGATCAGTAATCCAACATGGGCAAACCATAAAAATGTATTTGAAACCGCTGGATTGACGGTGCAAGAGTATCGCTATTATCAGGCAAAAGATCACAGTATGGATTTTGCTGCCATGCAAGCTGATCTGGCCCAGGCCCAGCCTGGTGATATTGTGCTGTTACACGGTTGCTGTCATAACCCGACGGGAATTGACCCGACACAGACGCAATGGCAACAAATTGCGCAGCAGTGTTTGCAACAACAATTAGTGCCACTGTTTGATTTTGCTTATCAAGGATTTGGCGCTGGTATTGAAGAAGATGCCGCTGGATTACGTTTAATGGCTGAGACTGTGCCAGAGATGCTGATAGCCAGTTCATTTTCGAAGAACTTTGGGCTCTATAATGAACGGGTGGGAGCGGTGACTCTGGTTGCGGAAAATCGTGATACCTGTGAACGTGGGTTTAGCCAAATTAAACATACTATTCGAGCGAACTATTCCAATCCTCCGGCACATGGTGCGTTGATTGTCAGTACGATATTGCATGATGAGACTCTACGGGCTCTTTGGCACAGTGAAGTCACCCAGATGCGGGAGCGGATTGCAGCGATGCGGGAATTATTTGTCGCCAGTTTATCTGCGGCAGGTGTTAATCAGGATTTTAGTTTTATTGCCCGGCAAAATGGCATGTTCAGTTTCTCCGGTCTGACTACAGCACAAGTCGCGCGTTTGCGCGATGAGTTTGGTATTTATATTGTTGGTTCAGGCCGGATCAGTGTTGCCGG
This region of Shewanella sp. NFH-SH190041 genomic DNA includes:
- the ruvA gene encoding Holliday junction branch migration protein RuvA → MIGRLTGTVVEKQAPDVVIDVNGVGYEVQMPLTCFYELPELNQQALIYTHFVVREDAQLLYGFISKQERSLFRMLIKANGVGPKLALTILSGMTAAEFVTCVERDDIATLVKLPGVGKKTAERLLVEMRDKLKTLMDAAGAAGEFQLQSNFTPAPVVNTAEEDAIAALLALGYKPAQASRAVSAVISPEMDSETLIKAALKSML
- the aspS gene encoding aspartate--tRNA ligase codes for the protein MRTHYCGDVNKSHVGQEVTLVGWVNRSRDLGGVVFLDLRDREGLIQVVYDPDLPDVFAVASSLRSEFCVQVKGVVRARPDSQVNAQMRTGEIEVLGKALTIINEAAPLPLSMDNFQNNSEEQRLKYRYLDLRRPEMAQRLIFRAKVTSAVRHFMDSNGFLDIETPILTKATPEGARDYLVPSRTYKGQFFALPQSPQLFKQLLMMSGFDRYYQIVKCFRDEDLRADRQPEFTQIDIETSFMSSEQVMAKTEEMVRGLFMELLNVDLGEFPRMTWDEAMRRFGSDKPDLRNPLELVDVADLLSGIEFAVFKGPSEDLEGRVAAICVPGGASLSRKQIDDYTKYVSVYGAKGLAWMKVNDLAAGMEGIQSPVLKFLSEEMVKGILARTNAKDGDILLFGADKANVVAEAMGALRLKLGEDFELLEGQWRPLWVVDFPMFEKADGRFYAVHHPFTAPRGVSPAELEADPGHAVSDAYDMVLNGCELGGGSVRIHHSDMQSAVFRILGISDDEAKEKFGFLLEALRYGTPPHAGLAFGLDRLVMLMTGSQSIRDVMAFPKTTTAACPLTNAPGHANPAQLAELGIAVVAKPVSDEA
- the ruvC gene encoding crossover junction endodeoxyribonuclease RuvC, which encodes MTIILGVDPGSRITGYGVIQCQGRHQLYLGSGCIRTSSTELPARLKQIFDGISEIIRQYQPEQFAIEKVFMAKNADSALKLGQARGAAIVAATVAGLPVAEYSPTQIKNAVVGTGRAEKAQVQHMITHLLKLPASPQADAADALSIALCHYHTCQSLAAMGGRATRQTYGRYK
- the ruvB gene encoding Holliday junction branch migration DNA helicase RuvB → MIEADRLIQPQIMGADENVDRAMRPKLLDEYTGQDDARAQLKVFIAAAKRRGEALDHMLIYGPPGLGKTTLAMIVANEMDVSIKSTSGPVLEKAGDLAALLTNLEEGDVLFIDEIHRLSPVVEEILYPAMEDYQLDIMIGEGPAARSIKLDLPPFTLIGATTKAGSLTSPLRARFGIPLRLEFYNVDDLACIVKRSAGVMDIAMDEDGAREIAKRSRGTPRIANRLLRRVRDYAEVKHDGVITSAVAQSALDLLDVDGEGFDFMDRKLLLAIIDKFMGGPVGLDNLAAAIGEERDTIEDVLEPFLIQQGFVQRTPRGRIATHRAYLHFGLDKPD
- a CDS encoding YebC/PmpR family DNA-binding transcriptional regulator — protein: MAGHSKWANIKHRKAAQDAKRGKLFTKFIRELTVAAREGGSDPDSNPRLRAAIDKALSNNMTRDTVDRAIKRGAGEMDGQVLETIIYEGYGPGGTAVLVECMTDNRNRTVSGVRNAFSKSGGSLGTDGCVAYMFTKRGVISFEAGIDEDTIMEAALEAGADDVISNDDGSIDVYTTPVDFGAVKDALDAAGFNAENAEVTMVPDNKAELDADTAPKFIRLIDNLEDHDDVQEVYHNAEISDEIMENLE
- a CDS encoding amino acid aminotransferase — translated: MIFSEVPQALADPILGLNDAFRADPRSDKVNLGVGIYKTEAGDTPVLDCVKQAEALLLQQESSKNYLGIDGVPAYNQAVLALLFGAEHTLCVNGRARAAQAPGGTGALRVAAEFIRNHTASRTVWISNPTWANHKNVFETAGLTVQEYRYYQAKDHSMDFAAMQADLAQAQPGDIVLLHGCCHNPTGIDPTQTQWQQIAQQCLQQQLVPLFDFAYQGFGAGIEEDAAGLRLMAETVPEMLIASSFSKNFGLYNERVGAVTLVAENRDTCERGFSQIKHTIRANYSNPPAHGALIVSTILHDETLRALWHSEVTQMRERIAAMRELFVASLSAAGVNQDFSFIARQNGMFSFSGLTTAQVARLRDEFGIYIVGSGRISVAGMTRENMPVICRAIAAVL